The DNA segment AGGCTGTACGGTTTTTCTAATAGCACAAAAATAGCCATATTTGCATCCATTTCTGCACAAATATGAAATATTACGTTATCATACCCGCTTATAACGAAGCTGCATATATAAGTACTATGCTGCAATCGCTTGTACAGCAAACTGTATTACCTGCAAAAGCCGTGGTAGTAAATGATAATTCTACTGATAACACAGCAGAAATTGTTGAATCATTTTGTACAAAACACCAATGGTTATCACTAGTAAATAAATCTTCTGACGCTTCACATATGCCGGGCAGCAAAGTCATAGAAGCATTCATGACTGGTTATACTACTGTAAATGAAAACTATGATGTGATTGTAAAACTGGATGCCGACCTGATATTACCCTCTAATTATTTTGAGACAATACTCGATACTTTCGCTAAAAACAATAAAGCAGGAATAGTAGGCGGATTTGCCTATATAGAAAATAATGGCAAATGGATATTAGAAAACCTTACTAATAAAGACCACGTTAGAGGTGCTTTTAAAGCTTATAGAAAAAATTGTTTTTTGCAAATAGGCAAACTAAAACCTGCTATGGGGTGGGACACTGTTGATGAGCTCTTGGCAAAATTTTACGGATGGGATATAATAACAATAAACAATCTTAAAGTAAAACATTTAAAACCTACAGGAGCTAGCTATACCAAGGCATCTCGATATAAACAAGGTGAGGCATTTTACACACTTGGGTACGGGTTTATAATAACTGCTATTGCAGGAGCTAAACTGGCTATGCGCAAAAAAAAACCTTTGCTTTTTATCGATTATATTAATGGTTTCCTGAAAGCCAAAAGTGAACGCAAAGCATTATTAGTAACCAAAGAACAGGCTAGTTTTATAAGAAACTACCGATGGAAGAAAATAAAAGACAAGTTACTATAGCATACCAAGTATTAAAAAACTATTAACAGTTACTGAAAAGTGCCCTTAATTAGGTACTTTAGCAGATATTTTAATTTTAATGATAAAAGCTTTACACCAAATTGGATTGTACTTCTTAATGATAAAAGAAGTATTTAATAAGCCTACTAAATGGAGGGTTATGAAGCCCCTGATATTTAAAGAAATAGACGATCTTATAATCGGCTCTTTAGGTATTGTCGCTTTTATATCTTTCTTTATAGGTGGGGTTGTAGCCATACAAACAGCACTTAATTTAACCAATCCGCTTATACCAAAACAACTTATAGCATTTGCTACAAGACAATCAGTAATCCTTGAATTTGCACCTACATTTATTTCTATAATTATGGCAGGACGTGCAGGTTCATACATTACATCGAGTATAGGTACTATGCGGGTAACCGAGCAAATAGATGCCCTTGAAGTAATGGGTGTTAATGCAATAAACTATCTTATTTTTCCTAAAATAGTAGCCCTTTCACTATACCCTTTTGTTATTGCAATATCTATGTTCCTTGGCATATTTGGGGGGCTTATGGCGGGCGTATATGGTGGGTTTATAGGGTTTGACGAGTTTATTACAGGTATTCAAACCGATTTTGTACCCTTTCATGTTTTTTATGCTTTTTTAAAAACATTCCTTTTTGGTATGATACTGGCAACAATACCATCATTTCATGGATTTTACATGAAGGGTGGCGCACTCGAAGTTGGTAAAGCCAGTACTACATCCTTTGTATGGACTAGTGTAGTTATTATTTTGGTCAATTTTATTATTACCCAATTACTTTTAAGCTAATGATAGAGATAAAAAACATAGAAAAATCGTTTGGAGACACAAAAGTATTAAAGGGTATATCTACCGTTTTTGAAACTGGGAAAACAAACCTCATCATCGGGCGAAGTGGATCGGGTAAAACCGTAATGATTAAAACATTGCTAGGTATACACAAGCAAGACTCAGGTACTATATCTTTTGATGGAAGAATCTATTCTAAACTAAGCGCAGATGAAAAAAGAACCTTGCGTACAGAGATAGGTATGGTGTTTCAGGGAAGTGCACTGTTCGACTCTATGACGGTAGAAGAGAATGTAGCTTTCCCGTTAAAAATGTTTACCAAGAATAAAAATGCCGAAATTAAGGAACGAGTAAATGAAGTACTCGATAGAGTAAACCTTAAAGATGCTAATAAAAAATTTCCCGCTGAGTTATCAGGAGGTATGCAAAAAAGGGTAGCTATAGCAAGAGCTATAGTAAACAACCCTAAATACTTGTTTTGTGATGAGCCTAACTCTGGTCTTGATCCTGAAACTTCTATTGTTATTGACGAGTTGATACAGGAAATTACTAGAGAATATGATATAACTACTATTATTAACACCCATGATATGAACTCTGTTTTGCAAATAGGCGAAAAAATCATTTACCTGCAAAACGGTCTTAAAGAATGGGAAGGTAATAAAGAAGAAATACTTGAAACCCGAAACAAATCTATAGTAGAGTTTGTTTACTCGTCTGAGTTGTTTAAAAAGGTAAGAGAAAATCTCCTCGCCGAAGAAGACGAGGAGGAAAATAGATAACTAACCCTATAATTAATGTATTTCTCTTTGTAAATATACCCAGCCTGTTACTCTTTTACCAGCTGACAATGTCACTACATAAAAATATGTACCTGTAGGTAAGTCACCTTTGTCGCTCTGACCGTACCATTCATTTATATAATTTTGTTTTTCATATACCTGTAGTCCATACCTGTTAAATATTTGCAAATCTCTTACATCTAGATTAGACAAATCAAACGTTTGGTTATACCCATCGTCATTAGGCGAAATACCCCTTGGTATAATGCATCCCGTATTTTCTATCATTATAGAAGCCGACACGCTACAGCCCTCTGGGTTAGTAACTGTTATAAAATACTCACCACCTTCAAGATTTGTTATCACTGCCTCTTCACCCGCATAGCTATAACCATTTGGACCTGTCCATTGAAACAGAGAGCCATTCATCTCATCAATATTAGATATAGAAATAATATATTCAAAATCGTCACATCCTGCTTCGAGCTCTACTATAAATCCTGCTGTATTTGCAGTAATATTTACCATTTCTGATGTTTCGCAACCATTATTATTTACTAAAACTTCATAAGTTCCTATTTCAAAAATCTCAATATCGCTACTGTTAACATCAAGTAGTAGTTCATTTTCATAATACCATTCGTAAGTTACATCTCCTATATCAAAATTTTGCGGAGCAACACCTATTATTGTGCTCTGCCCTTCGCATAAAGCTGTTTCGCCCTGTATTTCAAAATCAGGTATTGCGTTAACTGTTACATTAACTGTAGTAGCAGGCGATATACAATCATTTGCTATTGCAGTAACACTATAAACTCCTGTAGCCATTACCCCTGCACTTGTAATAAGCGGATTAGCCTCTGTAGCCGTAAAATTATCAGGTCCTGTCCATTGGTAAGTAACACCTGCCTGTGGTGTAGTGATTGAAAACTGTATATTTTCGCCTTCACAAACTGCATTTACCGAAGTTACAACAGGAGCTACTGGTATATCGTTTATTGTAAGTGTTACAGTAGCCTCATCAGTAAGATCGCAAAGCCCATTTACAGTATATTTAAAGCTGTATGTTCCCGCTGTTAAACCATTTGTATCAAGTATATTCCCTGTAAGCGCACCGCTTGCATCAATATCTTCCCATACACCATCATTATCATGTGGCGTAGTAAGATAGTCTGTAAGATTAATTGTGTTTGCTTCGTTACATAAAACACTATTTACATCTTCTCCTGCATTAGGCATAACATTGGGCATAACTTCATATTCTAACACTTGGTTCATACACGAACTCTCGGTAGTAGTCGTTATAGAAACATAATATGTGCCCGAATTTATTGCTGAGTCAAAATCAACAAATGTCAAACTATTTGTAGTACTAAGTATAGTATCAGGATCTGACCCTTTATACCATTCATAATTAAGAAATGAGAAAAGCTGTACCGTAAGTATACTTTCTTCGCCCTCACAAAATCCTGAAGCCGAAACAGTAATAGGATCTGTAGCGTTTATATTAAACTGAGAATTAACTATGTTACCACAATCATCTGTTACTTGAAAATTATAGTAAGCAGCCTCTATGCTCGAAAACACATTAGAGTCACCATTATCAATTAAAAAAGGCTCACCATCTTTAGATGTAATTTTATATGTAAAAGGTGCTACCCCCTCTACAGCTACAGCTACTTCTGTAAGTCCGCCTGCACAAGGAAAGCTAAACACATCTGTTATAACAGGCGCACCTGTAAAAGTAAAAGTATCTATAACAGAGAAACAAAAACTATTAACCGAACTACCATTAGCATAAGTATAAAAAGCTTTTACTATACGAAAATCGCCTATTGTAGAATAAAAGGGTGATTCGTCAGGATCAAGGTTTATATTAATAAAATCAGCATTAGTATTATTAGGCAAGCCAGAAGTATATGGCGATCCCGTAACTGGGTCTCCCCAAGTATCGGTAGCCTCATCATAACGTTGTAACCAAAACGACTGTACATAATTACCATTACTAAAATGATCTATATCTAATTGAAAAGAACCGCAATAAGGTATTATTTCTACCTCATTAATTTGTAAAGCATACCCTTCTACATTTACCATCTTAATACGTTCTATACCGCATACATCATTGGTAGTAAACTCATAGCTGCCAGCAGGCAACGAATTCATATAAAAACTACCATTACCCGTAATATTCTCTGACATATCTACAGGATATGTATCACTATATTCGGCAGGACCAGCTGTTATAATTACGCTTTCAAAATCACCCGCAGCATTAAGACGTATTGAACCGAAATCTTCCTCGCAACCAGGACGTTGCAACACGGTAATATCAGGGCTTCCTCCCGTAACTTCAACGGCGACATCTTCTGTATATTCATCACCACAAGAATCAATTATTTC comes from the Flavobacterium arcticum genome and includes:
- a CDS encoding glycosyltransferase family 2 protein encodes the protein MKYYVIIPAYNEAAYISTMLQSLVQQTVLPAKAVVVNDNSTDNTAEIVESFCTKHQWLSLVNKSSDASHMPGSKVIEAFMTGYTTVNENYDVIVKLDADLILPSNYFETILDTFAKNNKAGIVGGFAYIENNGKWILENLTNKDHVRGAFKAYRKNCFLQIGKLKPAMGWDTVDELLAKFYGWDIITINNLKVKHLKPTGASYTKASRYKQGEAFYTLGYGFIITAIAGAKLAMRKKKPLLFIDYINGFLKAKSERKALLVTKEQASFIRNYRWKKIKDKLL
- a CDS encoding MlaE family ABC transporter permease, with product MIKALHQIGLYFLMIKEVFNKPTKWRVMKPLIFKEIDDLIIGSLGIVAFISFFIGGVVAIQTALNLTNPLIPKQLIAFATRQSVILEFAPTFISIIMAGRAGSYITSSIGTMRVTEQIDALEVMGVNAINYLIFPKIVALSLYPFVIAISMFLGIFGGLMAGVYGGFIGFDEFITGIQTDFVPFHVFYAFLKTFLFGMILATIPSFHGFYMKGGALEVGKASTTSFVWTSVVIILVNFIITQLLLS
- a CDS encoding ABC transporter ATP-binding protein, which codes for MIEIKNIEKSFGDTKVLKGISTVFETGKTNLIIGRSGSGKTVMIKTLLGIHKQDSGTISFDGRIYSKLSADEKRTLRTEIGMVFQGSALFDSMTVEENVAFPLKMFTKNKNAEIKERVNEVLDRVNLKDANKKFPAELSGGMQKRVAIARAIVNNPKYLFCDEPNSGLDPETSIVIDELIQEITREYDITTIINTHDMNSVLQIGEKIIYLQNGLKEWEGNKEEILETRNKSIVEFVYSSELFKKVRENLLAEEDEEENR
- a CDS encoding gliding motility-associated C-terminal domain-containing protein — its product is MINHLPINKTISVLILFFCTLLSYGQLPDFTLTVAPTPQTCLGNGTLTFTITGNDPAASIDYAVYLLPNTTTPVTIVTANTATGLSAGNYLVVATQSLGALSNTSSANVTIINQVIPLTYNLAVVKVKCGNDGEITVNVATGNAVSYEILTGPVTVPQQTSNVFNNLPIGLYTIRAYNNCGEAVVNTTQVIQENTGITINAPVFIGGELPDCNTITVGNTYEVSTSGNNIFWPLSFQYTVYPPSGGTPTIVTGTALGGSITAPNAKYTNIPFYHDQEYYYDLTITDACGNVFTRNNNIVDQKFQFNDQVNNFGCNDNSLTIEPSNFVGPITVEFVSFPDGFIPEDYNINHPDFNGSAVYFLDDNPVPEGSYTVTVNDACGRSYTADFDITPPELQPQVTVTAICGSDVGGVEIEINTRAITSVLITNAPVDYAGIIPDDVSDLVNMLGIFTMANLPLGDYTFEIIDSCGDEYTEDVAVEVTGGSPDITVLQRPGCEEDFGSIRLNAAGDFESVIITAGPAEYSDTYPVDMSENITGNGSFYMNSLPAGSYEFTTNDVCGIERIKMVNVEGYALQINEVEIIPYCGSFQLDIDHFSNGNYVQSFWLQRYDEATDTWGDPVTGSPYTSGLPNNTNADFININLDPDESPFYSTIGDFRIVKAFYTYANGSSVNSFCFSVIDTFTFTGAPVITDVFSFPCAGGLTEVAVAVEGVAPFTYKITSKDGEPFLIDNGDSNVFSSIEAAYYNFQVTDDCGNIVNSQFNINATDPITVSASGFCEGEESILTVQLFSFLNYEWYKGSDPDTILSTTNSLTFVDFDSAINSGTYYVSITTTTESSCMNQVLEYEVMPNVMPNAGEDVNSVLCNEANTINLTDYLTTPHDNDGVWEDIDASGALTGNILDTNGLTAGTYSFKYTVNGLCDLTDEATVTLTINDIPVAPVVTSVNAVCEGENIQFSITTPQAGVTYQWTGPDNFTATEANPLITSAGVMATGVYSVTAIANDCISPATTVNVTVNAIPDFEIQGETALCEGQSTIIGVAPQNFDIGDVTYEWYYENELLLDVNSSDIEIFEIGTYEVLVNNNGCETSEMVNITANTAGFIVELEAGCDDFEYIISISNIDEMNGSLFQWTGPNGYSYAGEEAVITNLEGGEYFITVTNPEGCSVSASIMIENTGCIIPRGISPNDDGYNQTFDLSNLDVRDLQIFNRYGLQVYEKQNYINEWYGQSDKGDLPTGTYFYVVTLSAGKRVTGWVYLQREIH